The Bos taurus isolate L1 Dominette 01449 registration number 42190680 breed Hereford chromosome 18, ARS-UCD2.0, whole genome shotgun sequence nucleotide sequence TGGCCATTGGTGTCTGTGTGCTGAGTGGCTCAACatgtggactctggagccagactgcttggGTTCAAGTCCTGTCTCTACGGCCTATTAGCTGCGTGGTCACCTGTCTATGAAATGGGACAATTAAGAGTCCCTCTCAAATGGGTGATTTGTTTTTATTGCATACAACCATTCTTAGCATAtaatttgtaaatgagttcttttgttttttattagcctaatttttataatataattttagtCATTCTCACTTTCTTGTTATGTGAACGCCTTAAATTCAGGGCAGTGTTTTATGAATTTTCATGTCCTCTCTCATCCTCAATTCTTCCCAAAGTCCCTGGCACCTAGTAGGTTTTCAGATCATATTCATCAAATGGTTGAAGGCTTTTTGGAGGAGGTGGTTTTAGGCTGGGCTTTGGAGGATGGGTGAGATTTGGGGAGTGGAGGAGGAAGTAGAATAGCAGGAAgtcatattaagaagaggtgccagtCTCGGTGTGTGCTTTGTAACACGATCATCCATTCACTTGAGAAGTTGAATTCACCACACAAAAGGTAACTAAGATGAAGTTGAAATAAGCTTCTAACCAAGGGCTTTATGCAGAGTGGACTGAGCTGTATGATGGGCCCAGGAGTGAGGGTGGTGGGAGTGCTGGGGAGGAGATGATGCTCAAGCCTTGGCTGTTCCCATGATGATGTTCTCAGCAAAAAGAGCGCTGAGCACGGTGGCACTGGGGCAGGGGAGACAGGCAGGGGCAGCCAGGGTGCCCTGAGTTGGGTGGTGGCCTGGGCTGCAGCTGGAGAATGGGTAGGTGACCAAACCTGTCTCTGAGGTCTTCCCCAGCTCTGCTTCCTGTAACCCTGTGGTTGCATCCTCCCCGGCCAGGTGATGGTGTGGATCCATGGAGGAGGTCTCGTGGTGGGCGGGGCATCAACCTATGATGGGCTGGCCCTCTCTGCCCGTGAAAATGTGGTGGTGGTGACCATTCAGTACCGCCTGGGCAtctggggattcttcaggtaagaccCTGGACTCTCCTGGTGGCACACTGCCCCCAGGGTGGGGGTGCTAGGACCCCACTCTGGTCATGCAAGCCCTCTGGTCATGCAAGCCCTCAAGGGGCTCCTTGCTAGGCTCCCTACTAAGACATCTGAGTCCCCTCCTAATTGGGCTCCACCTACCTTCTCATTCCCCAGCCACCCTGGTGCACCTACTTCTGAGCTCTTACACATAAAACACCTAATCTCCCTGACACACTCCTATTATTCCTACAAGCCCAACCCAGTTGTCATCTCATCTGAACTGCTGTTCTCGTTTTCACTGTGctgcctggcatgttgcagtctctTAAAGATGACAGTTACCATGTAGCACAGCACTTAGAGGCTCACACATCTTTCCTCCTGGGAAGTAAAGAAGGGGTAGACTCATGTGGGAGCTCCATGAAGTCTTGTAGGTGAAGAAACGGCTGCCTGGAACTGGGAGTTGGTAAGGAGCATCTGACTCCAGGGGTACATCTACTGGGAGGAGCATTGGGCCACCCACACCATTTCCTTCTGGAATTTGGCACGTGCGTGAGTGAAGGCTTGAGTCTCCTGTGTGGATTCTGTGGGGACAGGAACCAGGTTTCCAGCAGGCAGTTACTGAGCTTTTCCCAAATGCACTGGCGCCAGGACCTCTTACCCTGAGATGctggggggtgggctgggggaggggtggtcacCTCCCTGGAAAGACCTGTGGGCTGGGGAAGGGTTGTCCCAGAGGAGTCGTGTCCCCTTCACGGAGACCCCTCAGCTCTTCCCCCCACGGCCCGTGTCTGCTCCCAGGGACAGTGTAACTGCACGTACTCGCCCCACTTCCTCTCCCCCCGGCCTCTCCTCTACCACGTGACTCGGTTTCACCCCGACCATAGCAAATGCTCAATCAGTAGATGAAGGATGGCTCTGTAGAGCCCTGTAGCAGAGCAGGACAGCAGGAAAGTGAAGACCCTGTGTCAGGGCTGTGGAAGCCCAGTCCTTTCCAGAAGGCTCCCCTGGACCCCCAGCCCCATCTCTGGTCCTCAGGGCCCTGCCGGGACATCTCTGCTCCCAACCCCACCCTGTTCTCTTACTCACAGCACAGGGGACGAGCACAGCCGGGGGAACTGGGGCCACTTGGACCAGGTGGCCGCGCTGCACTGGGTCCAGGAGAACATTGCCAACTTTGGAGGGGATCCAGGCTCTGTGACCATCTTTGGAGAGTCAGCAGGAGCGGAAAGTGTCTCCATTCTTGTAAGTCTTCCTAGCCCTGATGTGGCTGCTGATAGGACCCCTTGCAGATCATCCCATCTAGTCCTGGGACCTTTGCTTCCAAGACCTGGATTCAAGGCTGACCTGACTCTGTGCAGCATCAGATGGTGGAGAGTTAATGGCCAGACTCCCCTTGGCCTCCAGGAAGCTCAGGGCTCAGCTCAGCCTCCAGGGCCGTAGCTGCAGCCACAGCTGTGACAGACACTCTCTTGCTGTCCTGTGTCGGTTGAGCTCATCCTCTCCTTCTTAATCATTTTAACGTTAGGACTCGCCTCACTTCTCTTGAGATTAGGGGTGGGTGTAAATGATTAATCAGAGGAGCTGACCATGAGGTTGGTCTGGGTGTCCTTGTCTGACTTGAAGCCAGGCCTACAGTTCAGAGAGACACGAGCACTAGGAACAGGTTGGGGGCCCCCTCTGAGGGCTCTGGGGGCTTGTCCATGCCCAGGAGGGAGGGCAGCAGTCTCTGGGGCTGAGGGATGGAGCTGGgctggggagaaggagaagaagaggagggaTGGGGGATGGGACAGGCGACAAGGGGACACAGACAGGACCTGGGAGTGCGGTGTGGGGAATGGGAATGAGGGAGACACCAAGGGAAGCAAAGCTGGAAAGCCAGATTAGAAGGTGCTGGGAGCTGTGGGAAACACTCCAACTACCTCACATTTGAGCAGAGGGTTAGCGCTATtagtgcctctttttttttttttttttggccgcttttcatgtgggatcttagttgtccaatcagggatcaaacttgagccccctgcattgggagcttggaatcttaaccattggatcaccagtaAAGTCCCTAttactgcattttaaaaacttatattGATTTCACAGTTGAACACTCAGAGGAAAATGTTTTTATGCTTCATGAAGTGGAAAAAACGAAAAGTACagaaaatctcaaagaaaaaaaatcatttgcaatTCCATTATCCTTGGATACTCATGTTGAGCTGTATTTTTCTAGTTCTTCTCCATAATTCACCCTGTttatctgtctatccatctatGAATATAACCAGAATTTTTATAATTCCTTTTTGAaatatttggctatgctgggtcttcattgctgcacactcTTTGTTTGAGTGTGGGGGCGTCTCAGCACCATGCCTTGTTGCGGAGCTCAGTTCTAGGTgcaggggcttcagtagctgtggcatatgggcttagatgctccatggcatgtgggatcttcccagactagggattgcacccatatctcctgcattagaaggtggattcttaaccattggaccacacGGGAGGCCCTAGttagaaatttttaaagacaaactTTCCCTAGCATCATGAAATGACATAAATATTTCTCTGAGTATTAAACAGTCTTTCATTTTTTGTATGTATAGTCAAGTTATTTCATCGtaagaatgaaaaatatgttGTTTATCCAGTCTCATAATATTGAAACCTtggattgtttccaatttttactattataaacaACATGAGCATTATTAAAAATTGTTGTGTACCTCCATGCTTattttccttaggataaattctGAGTAATGGAAACGGGAAGTCAGAACTgtgcctttattttctttatttattttatatttccccagccatttaaaattttttattcacctttatttttttaattaattcttacTTGAGTATAGTTGCCACGAGAACTGTGCCACTAAAGTGTTGCTAGGAGTTGCTAAGCTGCCCTCAGATACTGTTGATTGTTACAGTTAGTGGGCGCCACTCACCGCCTGTTCTGTCCCTCACTctgctcctgcctccctccagctGAGGTTTTCTCACAGAACCAGGCCCAGGCCTCCAAGGGAGCAGTCCAGGACAGGGGTGAGGATGGGTGTGGCTCTTCATGAACAAACCCCCTTCCTCCCGTGAGCATAAACTCCCTTCTCAACACGGTCCTGCAGGTGTTATCCCCCCTGGCCAGGAATCTCTTCCACCGGGCCATCTCTGAGAGCGGCGTGGCCCTCACTTCCGCCCTGGTCAAGAGGGACTCGAAGGTTGCAGCTGAGGTAGGTCTCACGCTGGACTGCCCACACACCACGCACTGCCCTCCTGGAGTTGTCAGGGCCCTTTTTTAGAGTTCAGTCTGGCTGACATCCTCAGAAAAGCATAGATGTGAGAAATGGCTGAACAGGAGGGCAAGGACACACCTCAGCCCACCTCCCAGTTCTACCACTGAGCAAACTGGGGCAGAGAGCTGAAGTACAAGAGCCTAGCCAAGGTCAGTGAgtgaggagggcagggctggACTCAGGCTCATGACTCTGGTCTGCCAGCCCCGTGCGCTTTCCACTGAACACACGTCCCAAAGTGTGCCTGGTGGGTGCTGCCCCAAATGTGTGCCATCGTGTATTATCTCACTCCAGGTCTAAGATCAAGTGAACTCGCTTACACTATGGTGGCTTGGAGTGGCTTCTCCCTAGGGACTTTGTGACGAGGCGGGTGCCTGAGAAGTCTTCATGGCTTCATTGATTCATGCAGCAGATAGTTTGGGGATAACCTAATACCTAGATTCTATTCTCAAGAAGGAGGGAGATTGATGATTACATAATTTTACCAGTTATAAAATGTCAATTGTACCTAGAGCAATAAAGGAAGGTATCCGAGGTCATAACAGAACCCAAAAGGAGCACTTCATCCACGGTACAGGGAAGGTTATCAGGAAAGGcttcctgaaaaaaaagaaatgatcaacGAGTTGAGATGAGAAGGGTAAGCAGTAAATTACTTGGCAAGCAAGGAATATCCAGGAAACAGGAACAGTCTGCGCAAATGTCCCGTGGCAGGAGCAAAAGTCTTGAGAGACTGAAGAAGGCTGATGTGGGCAGAGCAGAAATTTCAGAGGAAACCTGGAGAGAGCTGTGCATGGGACCATGGCAGGGCCATAGCACATAGGAGCTGGTGAGAACTATGGCTTTATTTGGTGAGTGTTAGGAAGACTAGGAAGGGTGAGCAACACAGAGGCTCTGCTGAGGAGTGTGCCTTGGAGTGAGTGACACAGAGCGTTTTGATCAGGCTGCGAGAGCTGATTTGGAGAGCGCTGGGGGCGGCACTGACTGAAGGGACCGGTAAAtagaaaagggagagaaggggCCCCatgaatttttagaatttttgagAATGTTTTCAGAATTTTAGGATATTAACAGCAGATGCCCATTAATCAGGCTTAGGTCCAAAAGGGGGAGCtcatttaaaggaaagaaaggtcTCGGAGATGGGACTGGATTTTGCTATCAAACAAGACAAGAAATCAAAAAATGGAGAACCTGACACTCTTATTTTGCACTCTCGCTGTTTCTCTCTCCTCTACTTCTTCCtgtgccttttttatttttccaccaAATACAGACTGAGCTCTGATGTATGTCAGACACTGGACCAGGCTCTGGGCAGCCCGTGCACACTCTCCAGGGCCCCATCATTGTGGCGCCTGACTTCTCTTCTGCATCTTCCCCTCTGGCTGCAATTTGCAACTGACTGGCCTGAGGTCAAATGGCTATTAATTGGATGAGTCAAGATTTGAGATTAGAAAGTGGGACTCTGGATTCCATGCTCTTAAGCAGCCCCTCCGTGCTGCCTCTATTTAGATGTTCAGCTTTGAGATCACTATGCCCACCTTGTTTAACAGAGATAAAACAGCAGAGGCTGAGGAGTATAACCGGCATGCCTTGGACCCAGGACCTACTGGTCTAGGGTGTTTACTGCTACCACGGACTGCCTATAGAAAGGGAGGTTGGGACAGAACACTTCGGTATTGATGGAGGGAAGAGGCATGGCTCTTGAATTCTGCTGTCATCTGTGATCTCTACAGCAAATTGCTGCCTTTGCTGGCTGCAAAACCATCACCTCAGCTGTCCTTGTTCACTGCCTGCGCCacaagacagaggatgagctcTTGGAGGTAACACAAAAGATGGTAAGTTCATCCACTCTCCTGGAAAAAGAAGCCGCCCACCCTGGGAACATGGTCCCAGGCTTCATCATTTTAGCTTCAGTCCTCTTGCCCTGGTAAAACTACCTGGGACAGTTTCTCAGCTCCCAGGAGAGAGCAGTGTCAGCCTCTGGATCTCAATGCGAatgttccttctttctttttttttttttttttttttgagtatctCAGATGTTACCAAAGACAGTGAATAACAGAAtgaacaactgaacaatgacCCCTCATATTTAtcaaaacttaccttttccaatCTTGCTTTCTGATATATTTTTGAGAAATTAAACATTACATATGCTCAGAGATAGTTATCACCTTGAATTTTAGGGATGGGGTTatgtagaacaaataatttcagaaagcTTGCCACACCTTATCTCAAGACCACCTCAGTTATGACCCAGTGGTAGCCCAGTTTTCTAGGTTTTCTGCATGTCTGCCTCAGTCATCGTTCCGTCATAACTGTTCAtctacccattcatccatccacctgttcatccattcatcagttcGGTCATCATCTTATTATATATCTGTCCATCTGTCGATGAATTAGAGTTCATCAGTATCTTTTCATCAGTCCAATATCAATTCATCTATaacattcattcatctgttaccAATCATCTATATATCTATTTTGTCACCCGTCTCTGTAAAATCAGTGAACCATCCATCAGCTAATCTGCTGGGTATAGTCCCTCTGCCCAGTAACCCCCCAGTTCATCCATACTCCACATAGTGATCAGTTTCATCAATCCATGCATCCAtttatccacccacccatccatccatccatccacctctgGTAGGTGTGTGGGTGGAGGTAACAGATTGGGTGATGCAGACATAGTTGGCTATAGTCCCTGTTTACAAGGAACTATTCAAGGAGAAAGACACACATAGACTTAGTGGATTAGGTGTGTGGGAGTACAGAGAGGGGAGCATTCATTATAACACGCAGGGCTGCTTCACAGAGAAGGTGACATTCGGGATTGATGGCTATGATGGTGGGTCATCACAGGAGGTTACAACATGACAGATACCCAGAGAACACCACATTTAGAGCCAATGGGAACTGTTGGAGTAGCCGGAACACCTGGACTCTCTCTGTCTGGACCCTGGAATCCTGAGACTACTACTCCTGGACTCCCAGGGTCTAGACTCCAGCACTGGACTCTGCTCTATTTCCATGGTTTAAGTCCAAAGTAGCCTTGAATCTTGGTTTCTCAGGCTCAAATAAGGTGACCACTGTGCTCAAAGATAAATACACAACTGTTTTCTGGtataaatttctttctaaaactCCATGTGGCACAAGAGATCCACCTTATTTAGGGGGAGATTTGGTGACGTTGGGAAAACCCAGAGAACCTAAGAGTCCATGTTATTCTTCTGAGATCATGTGCAAGTGTTTCTAGGATTATCTTCTCTccccattacacacacacacacacacacacacacacacacacacgcacacagccCTGGATTGTGGCCCTACAACACATAATGGAGGGATCCTTAAAGGGATTTCCCCTTACAGGGTCAGGCTTGTTAGCTTCAGCATCACAATAGAACTAGCACAGTCTCATAACAAAGAGAAGTGTGGGCTGGGCTGAATTTCAGTCAGCTTGTATGAGTCAGGATTTTCTAAAGCAAGATAAGAAAACTCATCTCAAAGTGCCTTGAGAAAGGAATATGTAGTAACAGAATCTTAGGTAACTCACTGACAAGTCTAGGAGTCCAtggcttcaggcatggctggatccagaTACACATATGCTATTATTAAGAAACTGTCTCTATCCCTCAGCTTTTACCTTTCGGTGTTGGCATCATTCTCAGATTTGTCCCCTGGGGAGGTTAAAGACAGCAACAGTACTCTAGTCTTACATATTATCTCCTTAGAAACCCTATTTCCCAACAATTGCAGCAAAAATTTGGATGAACTCTATTCAAATGACATGGGCACATGTCCACCCCTGAAGTAGTCCCTGTATTCAGGGATTTTGGTGCATCTGAGGGCACACAGAGATATCTGCAATCATGGAGTGAGAGTGGGGAACAGGGGGTTCCCCCAAAGGAAAATCGGGGTGTTGTTGCCTGGAGGAACAAGAAGAGAAAATGGGTGGAGGGCAAGGCAGGCACCAACAGTCCTCTGCAgagctcccctcccccatcccacacctGCTCCCTCTGCTGGTGCCCGGGGGAGGGTGTCCTGCCCGCTTCCTTTCAGCCCAGCCACGGAGGCGCCAGGAGGGAGCACTTGATACTTTCAGCACAGCTCACATAAGTCAGCTTTCCTCCCAGGAAGCCTCCTCACCACAACTTCTGTCTTTGTCTTCACAGAATTTTTTCACTCTTGTTTTATATGGAGACCCTACAGAGGTAAGGACTTTTGGTTTCTTGATTACACATTTTAAGTCTTATCACCTTAAGCTTCAGTTAATgattagaaaagaatgaaagaattcttcatgtggaatcttagtaaATCCTACTGTTTATAGTGCTGACACCGAGAGAGGGGCTGTGACCTCCTGGGTCTCACAGCTAGGATGACCATATAATGGGACCAGAACCTGTGCCCCGGCCCCCAGGCCAGTGCTCTCTGTCGTCAACTCTAGTCCCTGTCCCCAGCCAGCCCCTAGTCTTGTGTACATTCCTTAAAACGCCCTGTTGGGAGAAGGTGGATGAGAAACCTCCACTGCGGGGACTAGAGATGACTGGGTAAGGGGCTCTTCAGAAGCCTTCAAGAGGAGCCCGGATCATCTCCTGGGGGCTGCAGGGTTGACTGGCTGTGCAAGTTGCACTGTTTCCAGATCTGTGGGGAAAGGAGCCATGAGTCTCAGTCCTCAGGACACCACCCTCCTCCCAGTCTCACAGGAAACTCCAACAGCAGCCTCCCTGAGCCGAAAAACATTGAGCCCTTGTTGACTGGTGTTTCATtatcaataaatattatatataactatctataagaaataaatatattacataaggtatctttaaacagaaacatttACAGAACAAGGTTGAAAAAATGTTACCAGAGGCTCTCAGGAACCTGATTCCTTATTTCACCAGCACAGCAGCTCAGCATTCGCTATATCAGAGTCATGGTGACTTTATAGAACTTAAATATCACGAATAATGAGAATATTACCAAGTCAAGAGGGGTTCCTGCTGCTGGCCAATCACGACCTTTAATCAGAATGCTCACAGTCTGGGGAGACGGTGGGCTCAGTGTCCTCCCAAAAACCACCAAGTTTCTGTTTGGCCATGAAACCTTTTAAGGAGCAACCGAGAAGTCACCTCAGTTCATCCCTGAGATGAGGGGTCCAGAGTGGTCGCCGGCCCTGTTCGCCTGCAGGCGTGTGTGCAGCTTGTAGACGCCTCCTGGTCTTCCTCTAGATGTTACCTTGCTCTTATATTGGGGAGATTCCAAATGTGTCAGCTAGGGAAGAGGTCCTATCATCTGTGaatttcttattctttatttctgcttctttgaTCTATGGGGAGAACCAACAAGCTGGGCAGGGCATTGGGTGATTAAAAGATCTGACAGGTGTGCTTGGGCTGAAGATGAGTAGAGCATCAGGGGGCCTGGTTCAAAGGTTAGTTATGCTATAGCTTTTCTAAAGTGACCCCAAAATGGGGGGCTTCCTGGTGAGGGTGATTTCCTAAAGAGGTGCTTGCAAGAACTGACTATAGATGGAGAGTTGCATAGGGATATATTAATTATGCTTTTCAAATTAAATACCCATTTATTACATACTTTTATAGCAATTTGAGTGAAGATTTGCCCCCATCACCTGACTATTGCTGTCTCCTGGTCAGAGTTCTGCCCTCTGGGGTCCACAAACTTAGCTCTGAGCGTGTGGCCACCGGCCACAACCATGTGCTGGTTGTGAGCTCCGGCAGGTGGAAACGGGGATGCGGGTGTGACCTGGAAGGGGAAGCACAGACAATACTCTGCCCTCTTCCCCAGACCTATCCTTTCCTGCCCACCGTGGTTGACGGAGTGCTGCTGCCGAAGATGCCAGAAGAGATGCTGGCTGAAAAGAACTTCAACACCGTTCCCTACATTGTCGGAATCAACAAGCAAGAGTTTGGCTGGATTCTGCCTTTGGTGAGAAAGCGCAGGCCTCATAGACTTGTCTCCCCTGCCCATCATATCACCCCTCCCATCTGTGGCCTCATCACCCCTCATATCTCTGGTCACAGGACCCTTCTTTCTGCAGACCCCTCTCTGGGACCAGGCCAGCTGTCCCTGTCATACAAAAGTTGACATTTCCATGGAAACCATCTCCAATGGTCCACACTGTCATCTGGGAGATGTAGCCCTGGGGACCCACGTCCCCACACACTCTGTGATTGTCCTCCCATCCATGGATCCTGAAATGCTGGTTCCGGGAGGGCTGGTGGAAATCGTCAGTGGGCAGATGAAACCCAAGGCCTGGACGGGGCCAGGGGCTCGGGAGTTCTGGAGAGTGAGGTCTGGGACCTGCAGCCTCTCACCTCGGGCTTGCTGTTTTCATGCTTTCCCCACTAATCACCCCTGGTCACCCATGCTCTCACTCATCTCACGGAAAGAGTCAGAGGAGCCTCCTTCCTCCTGGGTTAAAATTGACTTCAAAAGTTAGGAAGGGCTTTCCCTTCTGCCAAAGAT carries:
- the LOC508916 gene encoding carboxylesterase 1 isoform X2; the encoded protein is MWLFGLVLTSISTFTAWAGQPPSSPVVDTAQGRVLGKHVSLKGFAQPVAVFLGVPFAKPPLGSLRFAPPQPAEPWTFVKNTISHPPMCSQDPVGAQLFSDLFTNRKENISLTFSEDCLYLNIYTPADLTKRSRLPVMVWIHGGGLVVGGASTYDGLALSARENVVVVTIQYRLGIWGFFSTGDEHSRGNWGHLDQVAALHWVQENIANFGGDPGSVTIFGESAGAESVSILVLSPLARNLFHRAISESGVALTSALVKRDSKVAAEQIAAFAGCKTITSAVLVHCLRHKTEDELLEVTQKMNFFTLVLYGDPTETYPFLPTVVDGVLLPKMPEEMLAEKNFNTVPYIVGINKQEFGWILPLFMRYPLSEDKLDQKTATSLVWYSYPILSIPEELAPVATDKYLGGTDDPVKKKGLFLDLIADVMFGVPSVNMARRHRGPGVPPIS
- the LOC508916 gene encoding carboxylesterase 1 isoform X3, which codes for MDLCEEYHLSPSHVMVWIHGGGLVVGGASTYDGLALSARENVVVVTIQYRLGIWGFFSTGDEHSRGNWGHLDQVAALHWVQENIANFGGDPGSVTIFGESAGAESVSILVLSPLARNLFHRAISESGVALTSALVKRDSKVAAEQIAAFAGCKTITSAVLVHCLRHKTEDELLEVTQKMNFFTLVLYGDPTETYPFLPTVVDGVLLPKMPEEMLAEKNFNTVPYIVGINKQEFGWILPLFMRYPLSEDKLDQKTATSLVWYSYPILSIPEELAPVATDKYLGGTDDPVKKKGLFLDLIADVMFGVPSVNMARRHRDAGAPTYMYEFCYHPSFSAELKPKTVMGDHGDELFSVFGAPFLKDGASEEEINLSKMVMKFWANFARNGNPNGEGLPHWPVYDHKEGYLQIGVNTREAEKLKDKEVAFWNELLSREVAKKAPHLKHVEL